A stretch of the Pseudomonas sp. ACM7 genome encodes the following:
- a CDS encoding universal stress protein, whose protein sequence is MLRSLLVAIDGSPQSRSVLDLAAQYSKLDASRLYVLLSVDSAYTLPSENGHIKPADEQEYPAASSEQHIANNAMQEALDYLRSLGLDAEGVVIDGEPASSIVSQADRLKVDLIIVGHRHLSRINRIFDPSVSARVIEVARCPVLVDVLNFAGDI, encoded by the coding sequence ATGCTTCGCTCCTTACTCGTTGCTATTGATGGTTCGCCCCAGAGCCGATCGGTCCTGGACTTGGCCGCACAGTATTCCAAGCTGGATGCCTCTCGACTCTATGTCCTGCTTTCCGTCGACAGTGCGTACACCCTGCCTTCGGAAAATGGGCACATCAAGCCTGCAGATGAGCAGGAATATCCCGCGGCCAGCAGTGAGCAACATATAGCCAATAACGCCATGCAAGAGGCCCTGGACTATTTACGGTCACTCGGGCTTGACGCAGAAGGCGTGGTCATTGACGGAGAGCCGGCCTCTTCGATCGTTTCGCAAGCCGACCGGCTGAAGGTCGACTTGATCATCGTCGGCCACCGCCATCTTTCGCGGATCAACCGTATCTTCGACCCTTCAGTCAGCGCCCGAGTCATCGAAGTCGCCCGCTGCCCGGTGCTGGTCGATGTCCTGAATTTCGCAGGTGATATATGA
- a CDS encoding enoyl-CoA hydratase, with product MKLEYLLLEKHGHVAMITLNRPEVLNALSAGLNAELARLLDHLETDDETHVVVITGNEKAFAAGADIKLMKDWSYMDVYKADFVSLDWERLSTFRKPSIAAVAGYALGGGCELAMMCDFIIAAENARFGQPEITLGTIPGAGGSQRLARFVGKSKAMDMVLTGRTMDAVEAERCGLVSRLVPTASLLDEALKIASRIAGFSSPVTLLAKEAVNRAFETSLAEGVRFERRLFHSTFAIEDQKEGMNAFSEKRPPQFKHR from the coding sequence ATGAAACTGGAATACCTTTTATTGGAAAAGCATGGTCATGTGGCGATGATCACCCTTAACCGCCCCGAGGTGCTGAATGCGCTTTCAGCCGGACTGAATGCCGAATTGGCGCGTCTGCTCGATCATCTGGAAACAGATGACGAAACTCACGTAGTGGTGATTACCGGCAATGAAAAGGCCTTCGCCGCCGGTGCCGATATCAAGCTAATGAAGGATTGGAGCTACATGGATGTGTACAAGGCTGACTTCGTCAGCCTTGACTGGGAACGCCTGAGCACCTTTCGCAAGCCGAGCATCGCTGCGGTTGCTGGCTATGCGCTGGGCGGAGGCTGCGAGCTGGCGATGATGTGCGATTTCATTATCGCAGCGGAAAATGCCCGCTTTGGCCAGCCAGAGATCACCCTCGGTACCATCCCCGGCGCCGGTGGCAGCCAACGACTGGCAAGGTTTGTCGGCAAATCCAAGGCCATGGACATGGTTCTGACCGGGCGCACCATGGATGCCGTCGAAGCCGAACGCTGTGGTCTGGTTAGCCGTTTAGTGCCGACTGCCTCGCTGCTCGACGAGGCACTGAAGATAGCCTCACGCATCGCTGGCTTCTCATCCCCGGTAACACTACTGGCCAAGGAAGCGGTAAACCGCGCCTTCGAAACCAGCCTGGCAGAGGGCGTACGCTTTGAACGCCGGCTGTTCCATTCGACCTTTGCTATCGAAGATCAGAAAGAAGGCATGAACGCGTTCAGTGAAAAACGCCCGCCGCAGTTCAAACATCGCTAA
- the lysM gene encoding peptidoglycan-binding protein LysM, with the protein MSIFSFVKEAGEKLIDLLTPGNANASEQLKEHIAKVGLGNPNVQATVNGDTVTVTGEVASQEEKEKILLAVGNIAGIGSVDDQITVTGPVAQAARFVTVKKGDTLSAIAKAEYKDANKYQKIFEANKPLLSHPDKIYTGQVLRIPE; encoded by the coding sequence ATGAGTATTTTTAGCTTTGTGAAAGAAGCGGGCGAAAAGCTTATTGACCTGTTAACGCCGGGTAATGCCAATGCGAGCGAGCAGTTGAAGGAGCACATCGCCAAGGTCGGCCTGGGCAACCCGAATGTTCAGGCAACAGTGAATGGCGATACGGTCACGGTGACCGGTGAAGTCGCCAGCCAGGAAGAAAAAGAGAAAATTCTGCTGGCCGTGGGCAACATTGCCGGTATCGGCAGCGTTGACGACCAGATCACCGTGACCGGCCCGGTCGCTCAGGCGGCGCGTTTCGTCACCGTGAAAAAAGGCGACACCCTCAGCGCGATTGCCAAGGCTGAGTACAAAGACGCCAACAAGTATCAGAAAATCTTCGAAGCCAACAAACCGCTGCTGTCGCACCCGGACAAGATCTATACCGGCCAGGTATTGCGTATTCCTGAGTGA
- a CDS encoding LysR family transcriptional regulator, with amino-acid sequence MDIKQLKFLIALDETRHFGQAAARCHITQPTLSMRLRSLEEELELPLVNRGQRFEGFTAPGERVLAWARTVLAAYDGLQAEAAACRGNLVGTLRLGVVPLSSFDPLPLMQRLHAEHPNLRFELSALSSEQILEQLANNRLDLGVSYLERLDGERFNSLAFSETRMGLLYDQRFFSFGEAPLSWESLIELPLGMLTSGMHFRQSIDHNFHSRGLTPQPLLQTDAVHQLLQAVHGGFCCAVMPLDGGLEKLTDHLRLQPIENAQTLARLGLIMRRSAPRSALAEACFAILQKSLPSS; translated from the coding sequence ATGGACATCAAGCAACTTAAATTCCTCATCGCCCTCGACGAAACCCGGCATTTCGGCCAGGCCGCTGCGCGTTGTCACATCACCCAGCCGACCCTGTCCATGCGCCTGCGCAGCCTCGAAGAAGAACTCGAGTTGCCGCTGGTCAATCGCGGGCAGCGCTTCGAAGGATTCACCGCACCGGGTGAACGGGTACTGGCGTGGGCGCGCACCGTGCTGGCGGCCTACGACGGTTTGCAGGCCGAAGCGGCTGCCTGTCGCGGCAATCTGGTCGGTACGTTGCGTCTGGGCGTGGTGCCGCTGTCGAGCTTCGATCCGCTGCCGCTGATGCAACGCCTGCACGCCGAACACCCGAACCTGCGCTTCGAACTCTCAGCCCTGAGTTCTGAACAAATCCTGGAACAACTGGCGAACAATCGCCTGGACCTCGGCGTTTCGTACCTGGAGCGACTGGACGGCGAACGCTTCAATTCCCTGGCGTTCAGCGAAACCCGCATGGGCCTGCTCTACGATCAGCGCTTCTTCAGTTTCGGCGAGGCGCCGCTGAGTTGGGAATCGCTGATCGAACTCCCGCTGGGCATGCTCACCAGCGGCATGCATTTTCGGCAGTCCATCGACCACAACTTCCACAGTCGCGGCCTCACCCCGCAGCCGTTGCTGCAAACCGATGCCGTCCACCAATTGTTACAAGCGGTGCACGGCGGATTCTGCTGCGCCGTGATGCCGCTGGACGGAGGCCTGGAAAAACTCACCGACCATTTGCGCCTGCAACCCATCGAAAATGCTCAAACCCTCGCCCGGCTGGGGCTGATCATGCGTCGCAGCGCCCCGCGTTCGGCGCTCGCGGAAGCCTGTTTCGCAATTCTTCAGAAATCGCTGCCAAGCTCTTGA
- the fdhD gene encoding formate dehydrogenase accessory sulfurtransferase FdhD → MNAKHPVCAAPALETPAPAASQTYSYCDLQDTESASTALAEEVALAIAYNGISQAVMLVTPTDLEDFIVGFSLGSGIIEDACDIYDLQLSGSGSAQYAQVTIANRAFWNLKQQRRQMAGTSGCGLCGVEAVEQALPDLKILPGAPLPPAEWLDGLRQRIGAFQPLGQYSGAVHAAVFMNSQGQLLLGREDIGRHNALDKLIGGLIRQKIPTTGGLVIVTSRCSLELIQKVLRAGIQTLVSLSSPTGLAVQWARRHNLNLIHLPQKSAPRVYSPATENQA, encoded by the coding sequence ATGAACGCCAAGCACCCTGTCTGCGCGGCGCCAGCCCTCGAAACGCCAGCGCCCGCCGCAAGCCAGACGTACAGTTACTGCGACCTTCAAGACACCGAATCAGCCAGCACCGCGCTGGCCGAAGAAGTCGCGTTGGCGATCGCTTATAACGGCATCAGTCAGGCGGTCATGTTGGTGACGCCGACGGACCTTGAAGACTTCATCGTCGGCTTCAGTCTCGGCAGCGGCATCATCGAAGACGCCTGCGATATCTATGACCTGCAACTCAGCGGCTCGGGTTCAGCGCAATACGCGCAAGTGACCATCGCCAACCGCGCCTTCTGGAACCTCAAGCAACAGCGTCGGCAAATGGCTGGCACCAGCGGTTGCGGACTCTGCGGTGTGGAAGCGGTGGAGCAGGCATTGCCAGACCTCAAGATCCTGCCCGGCGCACCCTTGCCGCCCGCCGAATGGCTCGATGGTTTGCGTCAACGCATCGGTGCGTTTCAGCCTCTTGGCCAGTACTCCGGCGCGGTGCACGCCGCCGTGTTTATGAACAGTCAGGGCCAATTGCTGCTGGGCCGCGAAGACATCGGCCGACACAACGCCCTCGATAAGCTGATAGGCGGACTGATCCGTCAGAAAATCCCGACCACCGGCGGGCTGGTGATTGTCACCAGCCGTTGCAGCCTCGAATTGATCCAGAAAGTATTGCGCGCAGGTATCCAGACCCTGGTCAGCCTGTCGTCGCCCACGGGCCTTGCCGTGCAATGGGCCCGTCGCCACAACCTTAATCTCATCCACCTGCCGCAGAAAAGTGCGCCGCGGGTCTACAGCCCTGCGACGGAGAACCAAGCGTGA
- a CDS encoding FdhF/YdeP family oxidoreductase, producing MSQHRQADQKPVPRYKPYKGPAGGWGALASVARAWLTSDNALKNLRMMLKTNKNGGFDCPGCAWGDSNEAGMVAFCENGAKAVNWEATKRRVDGAFFAKHSVSSLLEQSDYWLEYQGRLTEPLRYDAETDRYKPISWEAAFALIGKHLQGLSSPDQAEFYTSGRASNEAAYLYQLFVRAYGTNNFPDCSNMCHEASGVAMSQSVGVGKGTVTFDDFEHADAIFVWGQNPGTNHPRMLELLREAVKRGAQVVCINPLKERGLERFQHPQHPIEMLTNGDKPTNTAYFRPALGGDMAIMRGMAKFLLQWERDAQKAGEPAVFDHDFLNEHSVNVLEYLGIVDDTSWEQIVEQSGLTLVEIEQAARMYAKGKNVIMCWAMGITQHRHSVATIQEIANLMLLRGNIGRPGAGLCPVRGHSNVQGDRTMGINERPPGAFLDSLERRFKFKVPRENGHNVVEAIHAMADGRAKVFIGLGGNFAQATPDSSRTFQALSNCDLTVQISTKLNRSHLAHGKDALILPCLGRTDIDIQTEGPQAVTVEDSFSMVHASNGQLQPLSNQMRSEPSIIAGIAAATLGSKPVDWNWLVADYRRIRDLIADTIVGFKDFNEKIQNPGGFYLGNSAGARRWNTASGRANFRPNILPKDLVHERTRATGVLPDLIMQSMRSHDQYNTTIYGLDDRYRGVKGQRDVLFVNEADIIRLGFKPGQKADIVSIWDDGRERRVKGFTLLAFDIPAGQAAAYYPEVNPLVPLESIGDGSHTPTSKFVAIRLEAASATGLIMAKSA from the coding sequence GTGAGTCAACATCGTCAAGCCGACCAGAAACCCGTCCCTCGCTACAAGCCCTACAAAGGCCCAGCCGGTGGCTGGGGCGCGCTGGCCAGCGTTGCCCGGGCCTGGTTGACCAGCGACAACGCGCTGAAAAACCTGCGCATGATGCTCAAGACCAACAAGAACGGCGGGTTCGACTGCCCCGGTTGCGCCTGGGGCGACTCCAACGAAGCCGGCATGGTGGCGTTCTGCGAGAACGGCGCCAAAGCAGTGAACTGGGAAGCGACCAAACGCCGTGTCGACGGTGCGTTCTTTGCCAAACACAGCGTCAGTTCGTTGCTGGAACAAAGTGACTATTGGCTGGAATATCAGGGGCGTCTGACCGAGCCACTGCGCTACGACGCCGAGACCGATCGCTACAAACCCATCAGCTGGGAAGCGGCCTTCGCGCTGATCGGCAAACACCTGCAAGGGCTGTCGAGCCCGGATCAGGCCGAGTTCTACACCTCGGGCCGCGCCAGCAACGAAGCGGCGTACCTGTATCAATTGTTCGTGCGTGCCTACGGCACCAATAACTTCCCCGATTGCTCGAACATGTGCCACGAGGCCAGCGGTGTGGCCATGTCGCAAAGTGTCGGCGTCGGCAAAGGCACCGTCACCTTCGACGACTTCGAACACGCCGACGCGATTTTTGTCTGGGGTCAGAACCCTGGCACCAACCACCCACGGATGCTCGAACTGTTGCGCGAAGCGGTGAAACGCGGCGCTCAGGTGGTATGCATCAACCCTTTGAAGGAGCGCGGCCTGGAACGCTTCCAGCACCCGCAACACCCGATCGAAATGCTCACCAACGGCGACAAGCCGACCAACACCGCGTACTTCCGTCCGGCATTGGGCGGCGACATGGCGATCATGCGCGGCATGGCCAAGTTCCTGCTGCAGTGGGAGCGTGACGCACAGAAGGCGGGTGAGCCTGCCGTATTCGACCACGACTTCCTCAATGAACACAGTGTCAACGTGCTGGAATACCTGGGCATCGTCGACGACACCTCGTGGGAGCAGATCGTCGAACAATCCGGACTGACGCTGGTTGAAATCGAGCAAGCGGCGCGGATGTACGCCAAAGGCAAGAACGTGATCATGTGCTGGGCGATGGGCATCACACAGCATCGCCATTCGGTGGCGACCATCCAGGAAATCGCCAACCTGATGTTGCTGCGCGGCAACATCGGCCGCCCCGGCGCCGGTCTGTGCCCGGTGCGCGGCCACAGTAACGTGCAGGGCGACCGGACCATGGGCATCAACGAGCGTCCGCCGGGGGCGTTCCTCGACTCCCTGGAGCGTCGCTTCAAGTTCAAGGTGCCGCGTGAAAACGGTCACAACGTGGTCGAGGCGATCCATGCCATGGCTGACGGCCGCGCGAAAGTCTTTATCGGGCTGGGCGGTAACTTCGCCCAAGCCACCCCGGACAGCTCACGGACCTTCCAAGCCCTGAGCAACTGCGACCTGACCGTGCAAATCAGCACCAAGCTCAACCGCAGCCATTTGGCGCACGGTAAAGACGCGTTGATCCTGCCGTGCCTGGGTCGCACCGACATCGACATCCAGACCGAAGGCCCGCAAGCGGTGACCGTCGAAGACTCGTTCAGCATGGTTCACGCCTCCAACGGCCAGTTGCAGCCGCTGTCGAACCAGATGCGCTCCGAGCCGTCGATCATTGCCGGCATCGCCGCCGCGACCCTGGGCAGCAAACCGGTGGACTGGAACTGGCTGGTGGCCGATTACCGGCGCATCCGCGACCTGATCGCCGACACCATTGTTGGTTTCAAGGACTTCAACGAGAAGATCCAGAACCCGGGCGGGTTCTACCTCGGCAACAGCGCCGGTGCTCGCCGCTGGAATACCGCGTCGGGGCGCGCCAATTTCCGTCCGAACATCCTGCCTAAAGATCTGGTGCACGAGCGCACTCGCGCCACCGGCGTATTGCCAGACCTGATCATGCAGTCGATGCGCTCTCACGATCAGTACAACACCACGATTTATGGACTTGATGACCGATATCGCGGCGTGAAAGGTCAGCGTGATGTGTTGTTCGTCAACGAAGCCGACATCATTCGCCTGGGGTTCAAGCCAGGGCAAAAGGCTGACATCGTTTCGATCTGGGATGATGGACGTGAGCGTCGGGTGAAGGGCTTTACGCTGCTGGCGTTTGATATCCCTGCCGGGCAAGCGGCGGCTTACTACCCGGAAGTGAATCCGCTGGTGCCGCTGGAAAGCATCGGGGATGGCAGCCATACGCCGACATCGAAGTTTGTGGCAATCCGGCTGGAAGCGGCGAGTGCGACTGGGTTGATTATGGCGAAGTCGGCGTAA
- a CDS encoding glycine zipper domain-containing protein — protein sequence MKFSSILLLSLSLASGIASAGGTAEAGVGGALGGVLGSVVGQSLGGNTGSTIGAALGGAGGSAVGADRRSRGEAAIGGALGAAGGNVVGRSMGGTSGSLIGSAAGGGAGGALGNYMGNKSDDDDDRRSYRRGYDDDRRYYRDGHPGRGHAYGHRKHHHRYRD from the coding sequence ATGAAGTTCTCCTCGATTCTCTTGTTGTCCCTTAGCCTGGCTAGTGGCATCGCTTCTGCTGGCGGCACCGCTGAAGCAGGTGTGGGCGGCGCATTGGGCGGGGTTCTGGGCTCAGTCGTCGGTCAGTCACTAGGCGGCAATACAGGTTCCACCATCGGCGCGGCCCTGGGCGGCGCGGGTGGTAGCGCCGTTGGCGCAGACAGACGCAGCCGTGGCGAAGCCGCCATTGGCGGTGCGTTGGGCGCGGCAGGCGGTAACGTGGTCGGTCGCAGCATGGGCGGCACCTCCGGCAGTCTGATCGGCTCCGCAGCAGGCGGCGGCGCCGGTGGCGCGCTGGGTAACTACATGGGCAACAAGAGCGATGACGACGATGATCGTCGCTCCTATCGTCGTGGTTATGATGATGATCGTCGCTACTACCGTGACGGCCACCCGGGGCGCGGTCATGCCTATGGCCACCGCAAGCATCACCATCGCTATCGCGACTGA
- a CDS encoding thioesterase family protein: protein MSNPMPQRTDYPHFQPITTRWHDNDAYGHVNNVTYYSFFDTAVNTYLIEVGGLDIHDGEVVGFVVSSACDYFASIAFPDRIEIGLRVGKLGNSSVQYELAVFKAGEDEACAAGRFVHVFVDRASNQPVAIPAGLRGALERLVV from the coding sequence ATGTCCAACCCGATGCCCCAACGCACCGACTACCCCCACTTCCAGCCCATCACCACCCGCTGGCACGACAACGACGCCTATGGTCACGTCAACAACGTCACCTACTACAGCTTCTTCGATACTGCAGTGAACACCTACCTGATCGAAGTCGGCGGCCTGGATATCCATGACGGCGAGGTGGTGGGTTTTGTCGTGAGTTCGGCCTGCGATTACTTTGCTTCCATTGCCTTCCCCGATCGGATCGAGATTGGTTTGCGGGTGGGCAAGTTGGGCAACAGTTCGGTGCAATACGAGCTGGCAGTGTTCAAGGCCGGGGAAGACGAAGCCTGCGCAGCAGGGCGCTTTGTGCATGTGTTTGTGGATCGGGCTTCTAATCAGCCGGTGGCGATTCCTGCCGGGTTGCGCGGGGCGCTGGAGCGGTTGGTGGTTTGA
- a CDS encoding 3-hydroxyacyl-CoA dehydrogenase, translated as MSQTPFTIQRAAVIGAGTMGRGIVMCLANAGVPVQWVDNNPQMLEQALATVADTYAHNVRQGRIDQAEADARIARVTAAADYAAICDVDLVIEAVYENLELKQKIFRELDDLLKPEAILASNTSALDIDAIAAATRRPQQVLGLHFFSPAHIMKLLEVVRGAQTLPVVLEAALALGKRMDKVSVVSGNCHGFIGNRMLHPYVLEARKMLLEGAYPHQVDAALQGFGFAMGPFRMYDVVGIDLEWRARQLAGKGQDAPEVQVDNRLCELGRFGQKSGNGYYHYEPGSRQAEHDVEVDALVLKVSEELGFQRREISPEEILERCLLALVNEGAKILQEGIAGSAHDIDLVYLNGYGFPADKGGPMAWADQQGLADIHQRLLALETKQGDQWNPARLIGELAAVGKGFSER; from the coding sequence ATGAGCCAGACACCGTTCACTATTCAGCGCGCCGCCGTCATTGGCGCGGGCACCATGGGCCGTGGCATTGTCATGTGTCTGGCCAACGCCGGCGTCCCGGTGCAGTGGGTCGATAACAATCCACAGATGCTTGAACAGGCGCTGGCTACCGTGGCGGACACCTACGCCCACAACGTGCGTCAGGGACGGATCGATCAGGCCGAAGCGGACGCTCGCATAGCACGGGTAACGGCGGCTGCTGACTACGCGGCGATCTGCGATGTCGATCTGGTCATCGAAGCGGTGTACGAAAACCTTGAGCTCAAGCAGAAAATCTTCCGTGAGCTGGACGATCTGCTCAAACCTGAAGCGATTCTGGCCAGCAATACCTCGGCGCTGGATATTGATGCCATCGCCGCGGCCACTCGCCGTCCGCAACAGGTCCTGGGCCTGCACTTCTTCAGCCCGGCGCACATCATGAAGTTGCTGGAAGTCGTTCGCGGTGCGCAGACTTTACCGGTGGTGCTTGAGGCTGCTCTGGCACTGGGCAAGCGCATGGACAAAGTCAGCGTGGTGTCGGGCAACTGCCATGGTTTCATCGGTAACCGCATGCTGCATCCGTATGTGCTAGAAGCGCGCAAGATGCTGCTCGAAGGCGCTTATCCACATCAGGTCGATGCGGCACTGCAAGGTTTTGGTTTCGCCATGGGGCCGTTCCGCATGTACGACGTGGTCGGCATTGATCTGGAGTGGCGCGCCCGGCAGTTGGCCGGCAAAGGGCAGGATGCGCCTGAGGTTCAGGTGGACAATCGTCTGTGCGAATTGGGTCGTTTCGGCCAGAAAAGTGGCAATGGCTATTACCACTATGAGCCGGGCAGTCGCCAGGCTGAGCACGATGTTGAAGTCGATGCGCTGGTGTTGAAGGTCAGCGAAGAGCTGGGGTTCCAGCGTCGCGAGATAAGCCCCGAGGAGATTCTTGAGCGCTGCTTGCTGGCACTGGTCAACGAGGGTGCGAAGATCCTTCAGGAAGGGATTGCCGGATCGGCGCACGACATCGATCTGGTGTACCTCAATGGCTACGGCTTCCCGGCGGACAAGGGTGGGCCGATGGCTTGGGCGGATCAGCAAGGGCTGGCGGATATTCACCAACGGTTGCTGGCGCTGGAGACGAAGCAGGGTGATCAGTGGAATCCGGCACGGTTGATTGGGGAGTTGGCGGCGGTGGGCAAGGGGTTTTCTGAGCGCTGA
- a CDS encoding ATP-dependent DNA helicase RecQ has translation MHNTLEQVFGYPQFRPGQEAAVSAVLAGRSAAAIFPTGSGKSLCYQLPALLLPHLTLVVSPLLALMQDQLAFLQRHGIAAGSIDSAQSRDDASDVMARAKSGELKILMISVERLKNERFRNFLQQVPISLLVVDEAHCISEWGHNFRPDYLKLPDYQRQFNIPQALLLTATATPKVIADMEAKFAIAPEDVVTTGFYRPNLNLLVEPVRGQDKRRRLVEWMSQRPDQPSIVYVTLQKTAEHIAEHLTRNGIQAEAYHAGLPHEQREAIQRRFMGGQSNCIVATIAFGMGIDKSDIRNVVHFDLPKSIENYSQEIGRAGRDGQPSDCLVLANRDSLNVLENFVYGDTPELDGIRYVLDELQAAAPEGQWEFLLGPLADQSNIRQLPLKTLLVQLELRGIIAPRYAYYAEYRFKYLQEPEALLARFEGERKDFVAAIIQTSSRARTWATVNFDALYEQHQAERNRVVKALDYFQEKGWVELESKQMTEVYSLLQTDFNSQALSAELHAYFTRHERTEVARIHAMLELFATDHCLGYRLAEYFGDENAPQQCGHCSVCHGDVARLPTPPELPALVDKNFEALCGDFIHRHEQYTGNTPSAERVTRFLCGIGVPLFTKLKARSIPGFAALEDYPYAEVRTWAEAHLPA, from the coding sequence ATGCACAACACCCTGGAACAGGTTTTCGGTTATCCACAGTTTCGGCCCGGCCAGGAAGCGGCGGTCAGCGCGGTGTTGGCCGGGCGCTCGGCGGCGGCGATTTTCCCCACCGGCTCGGGTAAGTCCCTTTGTTATCAATTGCCGGCCTTGCTACTGCCGCACCTGACGCTGGTGGTCTCGCCACTGCTGGCGTTGATGCAGGATCAGTTGGCGTTCCTGCAGCGCCATGGCATTGCGGCGGGCAGTATCGATTCGGCCCAGAGCCGCGATGACGCCAGCGACGTGATGGCTCGGGCCAAGTCTGGCGAGCTGAAAATTTTGATGATCTCCGTGGAGCGCCTGAAGAACGAGCGTTTCCGCAATTTCTTGCAGCAGGTGCCGATCTCGTTGCTGGTGGTGGACGAGGCGCACTGCATCTCGGAATGGGGCCACAACTTTCGCCCCGACTACCTCAAGCTCCCCGACTATCAGCGCCAGTTCAACATCCCTCAGGCCTTGCTGCTGACCGCCACTGCGACCCCCAAAGTGATCGCGGACATGGAGGCAAAATTCGCCATCGCCCCTGAGGACGTGGTGACCACCGGTTTCTACCGGCCGAACCTCAATCTGTTGGTGGAGCCGGTGCGCGGTCAGGACAAGCGACGACGCCTTGTCGAATGGATGAGCCAGCGTCCCGACCAGCCGAGCATTGTCTACGTCACCCTGCAGAAAACCGCCGAGCACATTGCCGAACATCTGACCCGCAACGGCATTCAGGCCGAGGCCTATCACGCTGGTCTGCCCCACGAACAGCGCGAAGCAATCCAGCGCCGGTTCATGGGCGGGCAGTCCAATTGCATCGTTGCCACCATCGCGTTCGGCATGGGCATCGACAAGAGCGACATCCGCAACGTGGTGCATTTCGACCTGCCCAAATCCATCGAAAACTACAGCCAGGAAATCGGCCGTGCCGGGCGTGACGGGCAGCCGTCCGACTGCCTGGTATTGGCCAACCGCGACAGCCTCAACGTGCTGGAAAACTTCGTCTACGGCGATACGCCTGAGCTGGATGGCATCCGCTATGTGCTCGACGAGTTGCAAGCCGCCGCGCCCGAGGGGCAGTGGGAGTTTCTGTTGGGGCCGCTGGCCGATCAGAGCAACATCCGTCAGCTGCCGCTCAAGACTTTGCTGGTGCAGTTGGAACTGCGTGGAATCATTGCGCCGCGTTACGCCTATTACGCCGAATACCGTTTCAAGTATTTGCAGGAGCCGGAAGCTTTACTCGCCCGTTTCGAGGGTGAGCGCAAGGACTTCGTCGCGGCGATTATCCAGACCTCCAGTCGCGCACGGACCTGGGCCACGGTGAATTTCGATGCGCTGTATGAACAGCATCAGGCCGAACGCAATCGAGTGGTCAAGGCGCTGGATTATTTCCAGGAAAAGGGCTGGGTCGAGCTCGAAAGCAAACAGATGACCGAGGTCTACAGCCTGTTGCAAACGGATTTCAACAGCCAGGCCCTGAGCGCCGAGTTACACGCCTATTTCACCCGGCACGAGCGCACCGAGGTCGCGCGGATTCACGCCATGCTGGAACTGTTCGCCACCGACCATTGCCTGGGTTATCGCCTGGCCGAGTACTTCGGCGATGAAAACGCACCGCAGCAGTGCGGGCATTGTTCGGTGTGTCACGGGGATGTGGCGCGATTGCCGACGCCACCGGAATTACCGGCGCTTGTGGATAAAAACTTCGAGGCGTTGTGCGGTGACTTTATCCACAGGCACGAGCAGTACACCGGCAACACTCCATCGGCGGAACGCGTTACGCGGTTTTTATGCGGCATCGGCGTGCCGCTGTTCACCAAGCTCAAGGCACGGTCGATTCCCGGGTTTGCGGCGCTGGAGGATTATCCGTATGCCGAAGTCCGGACGTGGGCCGAGGCACATTTGCCGGCGTAG
- a CDS encoding DUF1493 family protein: MNFAPDFPDDQTMHLLMQLLHEELGLPERKTISLTTSINFDFGCNGTDARHLMETLEEQFAIDFIDYDAYRYFQPEGFDVFLKRRAKGRGDKIPLTIGMIYQAIKLQRWDTQELEGI; this comes from the coding sequence ATGAACTTCGCCCCCGACTTCCCCGACGACCAAACCATGCATCTGCTCATGCAGCTGCTGCACGAAGAGCTCGGTCTGCCAGAACGCAAAACCATCAGCCTCACCACCTCGATTAACTTCGACTTTGGCTGCAACGGCACCGATGCGCGCCACCTGATGGAGACGCTGGAAGAACAGTTCGCCATCGACTTCATCGATTACGACGCCTATCGCTACTTCCAGCCCGAAGGCTTTGACGTATTCCTCAAGCGCCGGGCCAAGGGGCGTGGCGACAAGATCCCTCTGACTATCGGAATGATTTACCAAGCGATCAAGTTGCAACGGTGGGACACACAGGAATTGGAAGGAATCTAG